A stretch of the Bacillus sp. FJAT-18017 genome encodes the following:
- a CDS encoding YaiI/YqxD family protein yields MGGCRINTKENNGPRIFVDADSCPVKEEIAQLASDFSVKTIYVASYAHATSKPEYMDWDWRYVDSSREAADLYIMNHTKKGDGAVTQDIGLASTLLPKGVYVLSPRGIVFEDNTIQTALDIRFLKAKARARGDYGKGPSPFLPEDRERFLREYVKLLSMMTGREFPFYRET; encoded by the coding sequence GTGGGGGGATGTAGAATTAATACTAAGGAAAACAATGGACCTAGAATTTTTGTGGATGCGGATTCGTGCCCTGTCAAAGAGGAAATCGCACAATTGGCGTCCGATTTTTCTGTAAAGACCATTTATGTAGCCTCCTATGCGCATGCCACCAGTAAACCGGAATATATGGACTGGGATTGGAGATACGTTGATTCAAGCCGGGAAGCGGCAGACCTCTACATCATGAACCACACCAAAAAGGGTGATGGTGCAGTTACCCAGGATATAGGGCTTGCTTCGACACTCCTTCCAAAAGGGGTTTATGTCCTGTCGCCCAGGGGAATCGTATTTGAGGATAATACTATTCAAACCGCGCTCGATATACGCTTTTTAAAGGCAAAAGCCCGGGCGAGGGGGGATTATGGAAAAGGTCCATCGCCTTTTTTGCCGGAAGACCGGGAACGGTTCTTAAGGGAATATGTGAAGCTGCTCTCAATGATGACAGGCCGCGAATTCCCGTTTTATAGAGAAACATAA
- the ybeY gene encoding rRNA maturation RNase YbeY, whose amino-acid sequence MSMIIDFLDETNEVAEESISQVELLLQFTARKMKVEESSEVSVTFVNNARIHEINLEYRHKDAPTDVISFPMEEPGEGEIEISGADMPRVLGDIIISIERAEEQAAEYGHSFARELGFLAVHGFLHLLGYDHETKEEETEMFSLQKEILDEFGLARE is encoded by the coding sequence ATGAGTATGATTATAGATTTTTTGGATGAAACAAATGAGGTCGCGGAAGAGAGTATTTCCCAGGTTGAACTCTTGCTTCAATTTACTGCGCGTAAGATGAAGGTAGAAGAAAGCAGTGAAGTGTCGGTCACGTTTGTAAATAATGCTCGTATTCATGAAATTAATCTGGAATACAGGCATAAGGATGCACCGACAGATGTCATTTCGTTTCCAATGGAGGAACCAGGGGAAGGTGAAATAGAGATTAGTGGTGCTGATATGCCCCGAGTACTTGGTGATATTATTATTTCAATTGAACGGGCGGAAGAGCAGGCCGCCGAATACGGACACTCTTTTGCGAGGGAGCTCGGGTTCCTGGCCGTCCATGGCTTCCTCCATCTTCTTGGATATGATCATGAAACGAAGGAGGAGGAAACAGAAATGTTTTCCCTTCAGAAGGAAATCCTTGATGAATTCGGGCTTGCAAGGGAATAA
- a CDS encoding HD family phosphohydrolase, with protein sequence MDLLQKQFQKVKRLLDLAFFRVLFFSLLGIILFVSLYNNVKPDQLSINLFDVADRTVVSPVTVEDKESTERKRQEELDRVQGIYTVKTEYAKNQVDLVASIFDSAIELNTEIQQDLKEEQENNPKEEPTPPPKEPTVSEKVKMLKEKLTQSVVEDLPEEVFTGLVSANNGQLSIAKDLTMTAINNAMEQPIPADEVENAKKKVEEELNFSTLDAGLKRASIQLGRFAVIQNEFFDPQATEEARRQTAEAVEPVKILEGQIIVSEGDLVNREIYRQLKLVGLLDSENSARPFIGLVLLIIIILGSIYYYFSQQKDSADKRQTNLLLFGMIFSFSIIIMKIVSLFQVFNHDGTFYLFPAAMAGIIISILIDEKLAWMMAIIQSICGSIIFNEEMAGALNMSAGIYILVGGLAATLILKDHHDRSKIMTAGMLVSAVNLGMIFSLVLLRNAQYSGLEYGMFVLFGIVSGLLAAILAMGLLPFFETSFGILSTMKLIELSNPNHPLLRKILTEAPGTYHHSVMVANLSEAACEAIGANGLLARVGCYYHDIGKTKRPLFFIENQMNRENPHDRLTPEKSAQIIIAHATDGAAMLRKHKMPREIVDIAEQHHGTSLIKYFYHKAVQAGAVDESEYRYPGPKPQTKEAAIIGIADSVEAAVRSTGQPTTEQIESIVHSIVSDRLQDGQLNECDLTLKEVNLVSHILCETLKGFFHRRIEYPTETTKQNVRQA encoded by the coding sequence ATGGACTTGCTGCAAAAACAATTCCAAAAGGTGAAGCGGCTGCTTGACCTTGCTTTCTTCCGGGTCTTGTTTTTTTCATTGCTCGGAATCATCCTGTTCGTTTCCTTATACAACAACGTCAAGCCCGATCAATTGAGCATTAACCTTTTTGATGTCGCAGATAGAACTGTTGTATCCCCTGTCACTGTTGAGGATAAGGAAAGCACTGAACGAAAACGTCAGGAAGAGCTTGACCGGGTTCAGGGAATTTACACTGTCAAAACCGAGTATGCCAAAAATCAAGTGGACCTAGTTGCTTCAATTTTTGATTCCGCAATAGAATTAAATACTGAAATTCAGCAGGATTTAAAAGAAGAACAAGAGAACAATCCAAAAGAAGAGCCTACTCCTCCCCCTAAGGAACCTACTGTTTCTGAAAAAGTAAAAATGTTAAAGGAAAAGCTGACGCAATCCGTGGTTGAAGACTTGCCTGAAGAGGTGTTCACCGGTCTCGTTTCAGCTAACAATGGGCAGCTTTCAATAGCAAAAGACCTGACTATGACTGCAATCAATAATGCCATGGAACAACCAATACCGGCAGATGAAGTCGAGAATGCGAAGAAAAAAGTCGAGGAAGAATTGAACTTCTCAACTCTGGATGCCGGACTGAAACGGGCTTCCATTCAATTGGGAAGGTTCGCGGTAATACAAAATGAATTTTTTGATCCTCAGGCTACAGAAGAGGCAAGAAGGCAAACGGCAGAGGCTGTGGAGCCTGTCAAGATTCTCGAAGGCCAAATCATAGTTAGCGAAGGAGATCTCGTCAACCGTGAGATTTACCGGCAGCTAAAGCTCGTTGGCTTGCTTGATAGCGAAAATTCAGCACGTCCGTTCATTGGGCTTGTTCTGTTGATTATCATTATCCTCGGTTCAATTTATTATTATTTTTCACAGCAAAAAGATTCAGCAGATAAAAGGCAAACCAACCTGCTTTTGTTCGGGATGATATTTTCTTTTTCAATCATTATTATGAAAATCGTCAGCTTGTTCCAGGTATTCAATCATGATGGGACGTTTTATTTATTTCCGGCGGCAATGGCAGGAATCATTATAAGTATTCTTATAGATGAAAAGCTTGCCTGGATGATGGCCATAATCCAAAGTATTTGTGGAAGCATTATTTTCAATGAGGAAATGGCAGGAGCGCTCAATATGTCCGCGGGAATTTATATATTAGTTGGTGGCCTCGCGGCTACTCTCATTTTAAAGGACCATCATGACAGATCAAAAATCATGACGGCTGGGATGTTGGTATCGGCAGTAAACTTGGGTATGATTTTTTCACTAGTACTGCTCAGAAACGCGCAGTATAGCGGACTTGAGTATGGGATGTTCGTCCTGTTTGGCATTGTTTCGGGCTTATTGGCTGCTATTCTGGCTATGGGATTATTGCCATTCTTCGAAACAAGCTTTGGAATTCTTTCTACGATGAAGTTAATTGAATTGTCCAACCCAAATCATCCGCTCCTAAGGAAGATATTAACAGAAGCACCAGGCACGTATCATCATAGCGTTATGGTTGCCAACTTGTCTGAGGCTGCATGTGAAGCAATTGGGGCCAACGGACTTCTTGCAAGAGTAGGATGTTACTATCATGATATTGGAAAAACAAAAAGACCGTTATTTTTCATTGAAAATCAGATGAATAGAGAAAATCCGCATGATAGACTAACTCCCGAGAAAAGTGCGCAAATTATTATTGCCCATGCTACGGACGGTGCTGCGATGCTAAGGAAGCACAAAATGCCAAGGGAAATTGTTGATATCGCTGAGCAGCATCATGGAACGTCGCTAATCAAATATTTTTATCATAAAGCAGTACAAGCCGGGGCTGTTGATGAGTCAGAGTATAGGTACCCTGGCCCTAAACCACAAACGAAAGAAGCCGCAATCATCGGGATTGCAGATAGTGTTGAAGCCGCTGTCCGTTCAACCGGCCAACCCACAACAGAGCAAATTGAATCGATTGTCCATTCAATTGTTTCGGACAGGCTCCAGGACGGGCAGCTGAACGAATGTGATTTAACGCTTAAGGAAGTGAACCTTGTCTCTCACATACTTTGTGAGACGCTAAAGGGTTTTTTCCATCGGAGGATTGAGTATCCTACCGAAACGACAAAACAAAATGTGAGGCAGGCATGA
- a CDS encoding diacylglycerol kinase family protein, with the protein MNSGLQGNNRFRPARMIKSFGYAFSGIAGAVRKEGNIQIHISISIIVVILSIATSISRMEWLFVLMAIGGMLSLELVNTAIERTVDLVTKDFHPLAKQAKDIAAGAVLIYAVLSVLIGLIIFIPKVMKWFI; encoded by the coding sequence ATGAATTCGGGCTTGCAAGGGAATAACCGTTTTCGTCCAGCCAGGATGATAAAGTCCTTTGGATATGCATTTTCAGGAATTGCAGGTGCTGTCAGGAAGGAAGGAAATATCCAAATCCATATTTCAATTTCAATCATTGTGGTGATTCTTTCAATTGCAACCTCCATTTCGAGGATGGAATGGCTTTTTGTCCTTATGGCAATTGGCGGCATGCTATCACTTGAATTAGTAAACACAGCCATTGAACGGACTGTGGATTTGGTTACGAAGGATTTTCATCCACTTGCCAAACAGGCGAAGGATATTGCCGCAGGGGCAGTTTTAATTTATGCGGTTTTATCTGTCCTGATAGGGTTGATTATCTTTATCCCAAAAGTGATGAAATGGTTTATATAA
- a CDS encoding helix-turn-helix transcriptional regulator — protein MELNKRQDKILQIVKENGPITGEHIAERLNLTRATLRPDLAILTMAGFLDARPRVGYFYTGKSGDELLSEKLQKILVGDYQSRPVVINESVSVYDAIVTMFLEDVGTLFVVDNQSILVGVLSRKDLLRASLGNQELSSLPVNIIMTRMPNIAVCRKEDLLIDVAKQLIDRQIDSLPVVREVEQGFEVIGRITKTSITRVFVSLGGKD, from the coding sequence ATAGAACTGAATAAAAGGCAGGACAAAATTTTGCAGATTGTGAAAGAAAACGGCCCCATAACAGGTGAACATATTGCGGAAAGGCTGAACTTGACTAGAGCAACGCTCAGGCCGGACTTAGCGATATTAACGATGGCCGGGTTTCTTGATGCTAGGCCCCGTGTCGGATATTTTTATACGGGGAAATCGGGAGATGAACTGTTATCTGAAAAACTCCAAAAAATCCTGGTAGGTGATTACCAATCCAGGCCTGTTGTGATAAATGAAAGTGTTTCAGTCTATGATGCAATTGTTACAATGTTCCTTGAAGATGTAGGTACGCTTTTTGTTGTCGATAACCAGTCTATTCTCGTAGGTGTTTTATCCAGAAAGGATTTACTGCGGGCGAGCCTTGGCAATCAGGAGCTTTCCTCCTTGCCGGTGAATATTATTATGACCCGAATGCCAAATATCGCTGTGTGCCGCAAGGAGGACCTCCTGATCGATGTGGCTAAACAATTAATTGACAGGCAAATCGATTCTCTTCCTGTTGTGAGGGAAGTGGAACAAGGATTTGAAGTGATTGGAAGGATTACGAAAACGAGCATAACAAGGGTGTTTGTTTCGCTCGGAGGCAAGGACTGA
- a CDS encoding glycine--tRNA ligase, giving the protein MTVTMEQIVSHAKHRGFVFPGSEIYGGLANTWDYGPLGVELKNNIKKAWWKKFVQESPYNVGVDAAILMNPRTWEASGHIGNFNDPMIDCKNCKARHRADKLIENALDQKGIELIVDGLPFEKMEELIKEHDIACPDCGSKEFTGIRQFNLMFKTFQGVTETSTNEIFLRPETAQGIFVNFKNIQRTMRKKLPFGIAQIGKSFRNEITPGNFTFRTREFEQMELEFFCKPGTELEWFSYWKDFAEKWLISLGIKENNLRLRDHSEDELSHYSNATTDFEYKFPFGWGELWGVASRTDYDLKQHMQFSGEDFHYLDTETNEKFVPYCIEPSLGADRVTLAYLIDAYEEEQLEDGTSRTVMHLHPAIAPFKAAILPLSKKLSEPAREIFANLAKDFMVDFDEAGSIGKRYRRHDEIGTPYCITVDFDTAEDQQVTVRDRDTMVQTRVPISELAGFLQERIQF; this is encoded by the coding sequence ATGACAGTTACAATGGAACAAATCGTATCACATGCGAAGCATAGAGGCTTCGTCTTCCCGGGTTCTGAAATTTATGGCGGTCTTGCAAACACTTGGGACTATGGGCCACTGGGAGTGGAGCTAAAGAACAATATTAAAAAAGCATGGTGGAAAAAGTTTGTTCAGGAATCACCGTATAATGTTGGCGTAGACGCTGCAATTTTAATGAATCCGCGCACATGGGAAGCTTCAGGTCATATCGGCAATTTTAATGATCCTATGATTGATTGTAAAAACTGCAAAGCAAGACACCGCGCAGATAAATTGATTGAAAACGCCCTGGATCAAAAGGGTATTGAACTTATCGTAGATGGCCTTCCTTTTGAAAAAATGGAAGAGTTAATTAAGGAACATGACATAGCATGCCCTGATTGTGGCAGTAAGGAATTCACGGGCATCCGCCAATTTAATTTGATGTTCAAGACCTTCCAGGGTGTAACGGAAACAAGTACGAATGAAATTTTCCTGCGCCCGGAAACGGCTCAAGGTATTTTTGTGAACTTTAAGAACATCCAACGGACGATGAGAAAAAAGTTGCCATTTGGCATCGCCCAAATAGGCAAAAGCTTCAGGAATGAAATTACCCCTGGTAACTTCACATTCCGTACACGGGAATTTGAACAAATGGAGCTTGAGTTCTTCTGCAAGCCAGGAACAGAACTTGAATGGTTTTCATATTGGAAGGATTTTGCAGAGAAATGGCTTATTTCTCTTGGCATCAAAGAAAATAATCTAAGGCTGCGCGACCATTCTGAAGATGAGCTTTCCCATTATAGCAACGCAACTACAGACTTTGAATATAAGTTTCCATTTGGATGGGGTGAACTTTGGGGTGTTGCTTCACGTACCGATTACGATTTAAAACAGCACATGCAATTTTCTGGTGAGGATTTCCATTATCTTGACACTGAAACCAATGAAAAGTTTGTCCCATATTGTATCGAGCCATCCCTTGGCGCTGACCGGGTAACGCTTGCTTATTTGATTGATGCTTATGAGGAGGAACAGCTTGAAGACGGCACATCGAGAACTGTCATGCATCTCCATCCTGCTATTGCACCATTCAAGGCAGCGATTCTCCCATTATCGAAGAAGCTTTCTGAGCCGGCTCGTGAAATCTTTGCAAACCTGGCCAAGGACTTCATGGTTGATTTTGACGAGGCAGGTTCCATCGGGAAACGATATCGACGCCATGATGAAATAGGTACGCCATATTGCATCACAGTGGATTTCGATACTGCAGAAGATCAACAAGTAACGGTCCGAGATCGTGATACAATGGTTCAAACTCGAGTACCGATTTCCGAGTTGGCTGGTTTCCTTCAGGAAAGAATTCAATTTTAG
- a CDS encoding PhoH family protein gives MTENLKNFQLQLDNPNEAVMLFGNSDANLKMIEQELNVSIVSRGESIHVTGTEENAGMAAAVLEKLVGVIRKGIGINQRDVLYAVELARKGTLDYFEHLYDEEIAKNAKGKSIRVKTIGQRYYINAMRKNDLVFGIGPAGTGKTYLAVVMAVAALKNGTANKIILTRPAVEAGESLGFLPGDLKEKVDPYLRPLYDALHDVLGMEHTLRLIERGTIEIAPLAYMRGRTLDEAFVILDEAQNTTHAQMKMFLTRLGFGSKMVITGDKTQVDLPKGAKSGLFAAEEILDGVKGIEFIRLEQSDVVRHPLVARIIEAYGKHD, from the coding sequence GATGCTTTTTGGCAATTCGGATGCAAACCTGAAGATGATTGAACAGGAATTAAATGTATCGATCGTTTCCCGTGGTGAATCGATACATGTCACAGGAACCGAAGAAAATGCTGGGATGGCAGCCGCGGTATTGGAAAAGCTTGTTGGTGTCATAAGAAAAGGAATTGGCATAAACCAAAGAGATGTGCTCTATGCCGTTGAATTGGCAAGAAAAGGGACGCTTGATTACTTCGAACATCTCTATGATGAGGAAATAGCCAAGAATGCCAAAGGCAAGTCAATAAGAGTAAAAACAATTGGGCAGCGTTATTATATCAATGCCATGAGAAAAAATGACCTTGTTTTTGGAATCGGTCCAGCAGGGACGGGAAAAACCTACCTGGCCGTTGTTATGGCTGTTGCTGCGTTAAAGAATGGTACTGCCAATAAAATCATTTTGACAAGGCCGGCTGTTGAAGCTGGGGAGAGCCTTGGTTTCCTGCCGGGTGATCTGAAGGAAAAGGTGGATCCATATTTGAGGCCACTGTATGATGCGCTGCATGATGTACTGGGTATGGAACACACATTGCGGCTAATAGAGCGGGGAACAATTGAAATAGCCCCACTTGCCTATATGAGGGGCAGGACGCTTGATGAGGCGTTTGTCATTCTTGATGAAGCCCAGAACACAACCCACGCGCAAATGAAAATGTTCCTGACTCGGCTAGGCTTTGGATCAAAAATGGTCATAACTGGAGACAAAACCCAAGTTGATTTACCTAAAGGAGCAAAATCAGGTTTATTTGCTGCTGAAGAAATATTAGATGGAGTAAAGGGCATCGAATTCATTCGGCTTGAACAAAGCGATGTTGTCCGCCATCCTCTTGTCGCACGAATTATTGAAGCATATGGAAAACATGATTAA
- a CDS encoding pyruvate, water dikinase regulatory protein, which yields MEQPVIYVVSDSVGETAELVTKAAITQFNGNDMKLKRFPYVEDKSHIDEVVSLAAYDRGMIAFTLVKPDMRTYMKEKTEEEGLFAVDLLGPLMDQISQLSGITPRYEPGLVRKLDEDYFKKIEAIEFAVKYDDGRDPRGLMKADIVLIGVSRTSKTPLSQYLAHKRLKVANVPLVPEVDPPEELYRVPPEKCFGLKISSEKLNNIRKERLISLGLNDNASYANIARIKEELDFFDKVVAKIGCPVIEVTNKAVEETANVILRKIRNS from the coding sequence ATGGAGCAACCAGTCATTTATGTAGTATCCGATTCAGTTGGGGAAACAGCAGAGCTTGTGACAAAAGCTGCGATTACACAGTTCAACGGAAACGATATGAAGCTAAAACGCTTTCCGTATGTAGAAGATAAAAGCCATATTGATGAAGTTGTCTCACTAGCAGCTTATGATAGAGGCATGATTGCTTTTACTTTAGTAAAGCCTGATATGAGGACATATATGAAAGAGAAGACTGAAGAAGAGGGCCTTTTTGCAGTCGATCTTTTAGGTCCTTTGATGGATCAAATCAGCCAATTAAGTGGAATAACCCCACGTTATGAGCCAGGCTTGGTCAGAAAGCTGGATGAAGATTATTTTAAAAAAATCGAAGCAATTGAATTCGCAGTTAAATATGATGACGGCCGCGACCCAAGGGGTTTGATGAAAGCCGACATTGTTCTAATAGGCGTGTCAAGAACATCTAAAACACCGCTTTCGCAATACTTGGCCCATAAAAGGCTTAAGGTAGCCAATGTGCCGCTTGTCCCAGAAGTTGATCCACCTGAAGAATTATACCGTGTTCCGCCTGAGAAGTGCTTCGGCTTAAAAATCAGTTCTGAAAAACTGAATAATATACGAAAAGAACGGCTCATTTCGCTCGGTTTAAATGATAATGCGAGCTATGCAAATATAGCAAGGATAAAAGAGGAATTGGACTTCTTTGACAAAGTAGTCGCCAAGATTGGCTGTCCGGTTATCGAAGTAACCAATAAAGCTGTAGAGGAAACTGCCAACGTCATATTAAGAAAAATCCGCAATTCCTGA
- the era gene encoding GTPase Era gives MINASGEGKGFKSGFISIIGRPNVGKSTFLNRVIGQKIAIMSDKPQTTRNKVQGVLTQEDAQLIFIDTPGIHKPKHKLGDFMMKVAQNTLKEVDLVLFMVSAEEGFGRGEEFILEKFQTIKTPIFLIINKIDKVHPDQLLKIIDSYKERHPFKEIVPISALEGNNVDRLLQQIKEYVPEGPQFYPADQVTDHPERFIVSELIREKALHLTREEVPHSLAVVIEKMERDPNKDMVHVMATIIVERDSQKGIIIGKQGGMLKEIGKRARVDIENLLGSKVFLELWVKVQKDWRNKMTQLRDYGFREDEY, from the coding sequence ATGATAAACGCTAGCGGAGAAGGAAAAGGATTTAAGTCAGGTTTTATCTCGATTATCGGGAGGCCAAATGTTGGAAAATCAACATTTTTGAATAGGGTCATTGGCCAAAAAATTGCCATAATGAGCGATAAGCCACAGACTACAAGAAATAAGGTTCAGGGTGTATTGACGCAGGAGGATGCACAGCTTATTTTCATTGATACACCAGGGATCCATAAACCGAAGCACAAATTGGGCGATTTTATGATGAAGGTAGCCCAGAATACATTGAAGGAAGTGGACCTGGTCTTATTTATGGTCAGTGCGGAAGAAGGGTTTGGCAGAGGGGAAGAATTTATCCTTGAAAAATTCCAAACCATAAAGACTCCGATATTCCTAATCATAAATAAAATTGACAAGGTGCATCCTGATCAGTTGTTGAAAATAATTGATAGCTATAAGGAAAGGCACCCATTTAAGGAAATTGTCCCAATTTCGGCACTTGAAGGCAATAACGTTGACCGATTGCTGCAGCAAATCAAGGAGTATGTGCCTGAGGGGCCGCAATTTTATCCGGCCGATCAGGTCACGGATCATCCCGAAAGGTTTATCGTTTCCGAATTGATCCGGGAAAAGGCTCTTCATCTAACCCGTGAAGAAGTGCCTCACTCGCTTGCAGTAGTAATTGAAAAAATGGAACGGGACCCTAATAAAGACATGGTCCATGTTATGGCTACAATCATAGTCGAAAGGGATTCCCAAAAAGGAATTATCATTGGTAAGCAGGGTGGCATGCTGAAGGAAATCGGCAAAAGGGCCAGAGTGGATATTGAAAACCTGTTGGGATCTAAAGTCTTTCTTGAATTATGGGTTAAAGTTCAGAAGGACTGGCGCAATAAAATGACCCAGCTCCGGGATTATGGATTCCGCGAAGATGAGTATTAG
- the recO gene encoding DNA repair protein RecO — protein sequence MLEKCEGIIIRTTDYAETNKVVTLYTRERGKIGVMARGAKKPNSRLSAITQLLTHGYFLVQKGSGLGTLQQGEMISSMRSIRGDIFLTAYASYVSELTDKATDDSKANPYLYELLLQTLICFDEGYDPEVITMIYEMKILNVLGLYPVLDQCSVCGSTDGHFSFSIREGGFICHRCLEKDPYHYKISQAAAKLLRLFYHFDLSRLGNISVKQETKDELKKLISAYYEEYSGLNLKSKKFLNSMDSFRGML from the coding sequence ATGCTCGAAAAATGTGAAGGCATCATCATACGGACAACCGATTATGCTGAAACAAACAAGGTTGTTACATTGTATACCAGAGAACGAGGAAAGATTGGAGTAATGGCGCGGGGAGCCAAAAAGCCTAACAGCCGGCTTTCCGCCATTACTCAATTATTGACGCATGGCTACTTCCTTGTCCAAAAAGGAAGCGGTCTTGGCACTTTGCAGCAAGGTGAAATGATTTCCTCTATGAGGTCAATACGCGGGGATATTTTCCTGACTGCATATGCGAGCTATGTTTCCGAATTAACTGATAAGGCGACCGATGACAGCAAGGCGAATCCTTATCTTTATGAGCTTCTCCTGCAGACGCTCATTTGCTTTGACGAAGGATATGACCCTGAAGTGATTACAATGATTTATGAGATGAAGATCTTAAATGTATTGGGCCTTTATCCGGTACTTGATCAATGTTCCGTTTGTGGAAGCACTGACGGGCATTTTTCTTTTTCCATCAGAGAAGGCGGGTTTATTTGCCACCGCTGCCTTGAGAAGGATCCGTACCACTATAAAATTTCTCAGGCTGCCGCAAAGCTGCTTCGCCTTTTTTATCATTTTGATCTGTCGCGGCTTGGGAATATCTCGGTAAAGCAGGAAACGAAAGATGAATTAAAGAAACTGATTTCTGCTTATTATGAGGAATATTCCGGTTTAAACCTTAAGTCAAAAAAGTTCCTGAATTCAATGGACAGCTTTCGCGGCATGCTTTAA
- a CDS encoding YqzL family protein: MLDFTWKVFSQTGNIDTYLLFKEMEKDKTEIPGNLDDELAQVDFPVS; encoded by the coding sequence ATGTTGGATTTTACCTGGAAAGTCTTTAGTCAGACAGGTAATATTGACACATATCTTCTCTTCAAGGAAATGGAGAAGGACAAAACAGAAATTCCCGGTAATCTGGATGATGAGCTAGCGCAAGTCGATTTTCCTGTTTCATAA